The following proteins are co-located in the Polystyrenella longa genome:
- a CDS encoding RNA polymerase sigma factor — MVTRPDGQLLSEVAADGSESAFEELVQRHGSLVLNQSLRLLSNRQDAEDATQAVFLVLWEKASRQQNSLSVAGWLHRTTQYVCRNAQRSRQLRITKEQRAMETIESSPNDNDQWNEIKDVLDDELDRLPEKYRLPLILFHLEERQLTEIAELMHSNCSTIETRLRRGREMLRQRIVRRGIAINTASLMAVIGIHATTSHLSVSIVTATVNSASLFAAGQIIPTTLLSPQTIALAKGALPMLANTKLKIIVAAIVGVLLLGGMSSMMIRTGDHSDAPQTGLASSDSDAVTRQELLQNNAEDRARLQTIITALEKQREQVQSLSIETKSYGEFFVDPKVLGSWKRFASPGLPDPTYEFEKTFAYAVGKYYWRQVSSTKRTSSENDQLGARRETSNIERGWDGMRLWSRLVNFQNGQTVLNIWPSEPTTSWPYNPEYFTNIGWDCMTALNTNDEARLQQHRKYDFLSLLKEGVFSIDPGTTNLNGANCVVLRRTHEVELTEYNPATEENVVVNSTNTDSYWLDIDRGFAMQKREHDNQRWGLSRSIHSEFVEILPGLWFPEKIQSLTYAPPDASQEYQGKLVRSWNCDLIHWSANDVPDILFEVVTNPGEILYENGKKKIIDENNQPVDFPSENQETDRFPER, encoded by the coding sequence TTGGTCACGCGACCTGACGGCCAGTTACTGTCTGAAGTGGCAGCAGACGGATCGGAATCTGCATTTGAAGAACTGGTGCAGCGACATGGCTCTCTCGTTCTCAATCAGTCCCTGCGCCTGCTCTCCAATCGGCAGGACGCCGAAGACGCCACTCAAGCGGTCTTCCTGGTGTTATGGGAAAAGGCCTCCCGCCAGCAGAACAGCCTCAGCGTAGCGGGGTGGCTGCATCGGACAACGCAGTATGTCTGCCGCAATGCACAGCGTAGCCGACAACTACGCATAACCAAAGAACAGAGAGCGATGGAAACAATCGAGTCGTCCCCAAACGACAACGATCAGTGGAATGAAATCAAAGACGTCCTGGATGACGAACTGGATCGGCTTCCCGAAAAGTATCGTTTGCCACTCATCCTGTTTCATCTCGAAGAACGGCAACTTACTGAAATTGCCGAACTCATGCATTCAAATTGTTCCACGATTGAAACTCGATTGCGGCGAGGTCGGGAAATGCTCCGCCAGCGGATCGTCCGTCGTGGAATCGCCATCAATACCGCCTCATTGATGGCGGTGATTGGCATTCACGCGACCACCTCCCATCTCTCCGTTTCCATAGTGACAGCGACCGTAAACTCCGCAAGTCTATTCGCGGCGGGACAGATTATTCCTACGACTCTGCTTTCCCCTCAAACTATCGCCCTCGCAAAGGGAGCACTTCCCATGTTGGCAAACACCAAGCTCAAGATCATCGTTGCCGCAATCGTAGGAGTTTTATTGTTGGGAGGCATGTCGAGCATGATGATCAGAACAGGAGATCACTCCGACGCACCACAAACTGGCCTGGCATCGTCCGATTCCGATGCAGTAACCAGGCAGGAATTACTTCAAAACAATGCAGAAGATCGAGCAAGACTTCAGACGATTATTACCGCTCTGGAAAAACAGCGGGAGCAGGTGCAGAGTCTTTCCATTGAAACAAAGTCTTATGGTGAATTTTTTGTCGATCCCAAGGTGCTTGGTTCCTGGAAAAGATTTGCTTCACCCGGCTTACCAGATCCTACGTACGAGTTCGAGAAAACCTTTGCCTATGCGGTCGGTAAATATTATTGGCGACAGGTCAGTAGCACCAAACGAACATCGAGTGAGAACGATCAACTGGGCGCTCGCCGTGAAACATCTAACATTGAAAGAGGTTGGGATGGAATGCGTCTCTGGTCACGACTTGTCAACTTTCAGAATGGCCAGACTGTTCTCAATATATGGCCGTCGGAACCGACGACCTCATGGCCATACAATCCGGAGTATTTCACTAACATCGGTTGGGATTGCATGACCGCGTTAAACACCAATGATGAAGCAAGACTTCAACAGCATCGGAAATACGACTTCCTATCGCTGTTAAAGGAGGGCGTGTTCTCTATTGATCCGGGAACGACCAATCTGAACGGAGCTAATTGTGTCGTCTTACGCAGAACGCATGAAGTCGAACTGACGGAATACAATCCGGCCACAGAAGAAAATGTGGTGGTCAACTCGACGAACACTGACTCGTATTGGCTGGACATCGACCGTGGATTTGCGATGCAGAAACGTGAACACGACAACCAGAGGTGGGGGTTAAGTCGATCCATCCACTCTGAATTCGTGGAGATCCTGCCCGGCCTCTGGTTCCCTGAGAAGATTCAGTCACTCACTTACGCCCCTCCGGACGCGTCTCAGGAATATCAAGGAAAACTGGTCCGGAGCTGGAATTGCGATTTAATCCATTGGTCTGCGAACGATGTCCCCGACATTCTTTTCGAGGTCGTTACCAATCCCGGTGAAATCCTCTACGAGAACGGCAAGAAGAAAATCATCGACGAGAACAACCAACCCGTTGATTTTCCCTCCGAGAACCAGGAGACCGACCGCTTTCCGGAGCGATGA
- a CDS encoding MBL fold metallo-hydrolase RNA specificity domain-containing protein, with amino-acid sequence MKITFYGAAGEVTGSQHLVETERHRFLLDCGFFQGHRAESREKNEHFLCDPKDLDAIFLSHAHIDHCGNLPGIYKAGFRGPIFCTPATAEIAEIMLRDSAKIQAEDARYLSKHIKGSHPPFEPLYDEDDVEMVMKRVETLEYRETHELDRGIKVTMYDAGHILGSALMRFEIEDEGEIKRLVFTGDLGRRNMPLLHDPFPLQGCDILIGESTYGNRTHPPAPDVKHHLERIIHEAFKNKGKVIIPAFSNGRTQQVVYYLNELVNENKLPSVPVFVDSPLSNRLTKVYERYQHLLDATAQRTLMDDDNLYHFPGIRYVQSREESMKINDLDETCVIIAASGMCESGRVTHHLAQCVSDEKNIILIIGFQAQHTLGRKLVEKQKYVKIFNKEFPLRAKVEKINGLSGHADIVDMKWWYEHLAGDEGINHTFLVHGEPDSAQALAESIRDICNESPIIPERGQSFEV; translated from the coding sequence ATGAAAATCACGTTTTATGGAGCCGCTGGTGAAGTCACGGGCAGCCAGCATCTGGTGGAAACGGAACGGCATCGTTTTTTACTCGACTGTGGTTTCTTTCAAGGCCACCGAGCCGAGTCTCGCGAGAAGAACGAACATTTCCTCTGCGACCCCAAAGACCTCGACGCGATCTTTCTCTCTCATGCCCATATCGATCACTGTGGCAATCTCCCCGGGATCTATAAAGCTGGTTTTCGCGGACCAATATTCTGTACCCCCGCTACGGCCGAGATCGCCGAGATCATGTTGCGAGACAGCGCCAAGATTCAAGCGGAAGATGCTCGCTACCTCTCTAAGCACATCAAAGGCTCGCACCCTCCCTTCGAACCACTATACGACGAAGACGATGTCGAAATGGTGATGAAGCGGGTCGAGACACTTGAGTACCGCGAGACCCATGAACTGGATCGTGGAATCAAAGTCACGATGTACGACGCCGGACACATTCTGGGTTCTGCTTTGATGCGGTTTGAGATTGAAGACGAAGGGGAGATCAAACGACTCGTGTTCACGGGCGACCTGGGTCGCCGCAACATGCCCCTGCTCCACGACCCGTTCCCCTTACAGGGATGTGATATTCTGATTGGGGAGTCTACCTACGGAAACAGGACTCACCCCCCGGCACCTGATGTGAAACATCACCTGGAACGAATCATCCACGAAGCGTTCAAGAATAAAGGGAAGGTGATCATTCCGGCGTTCAGTAATGGTCGAACGCAACAGGTAGTTTATTATTTGAATGAGCTGGTGAATGAAAACAAACTCCCTAGCGTCCCCGTATTTGTCGACAGCCCCCTCTCGAATCGGCTGACCAAAGTCTATGAGCGATATCAACACCTGCTTGATGCCACCGCACAGCGGACATTGATGGACGATGACAATCTGTATCACTTTCCCGGAATCAGATATGTGCAGTCCCGGGAAGAGAGTATGAAAATCAATGACCTGGATGAGACCTGCGTCATCATCGCCGCCAGTGGGATGTGTGAATCAGGCCGAGTGACGCACCACTTGGCGCAGTGCGTTTCCGACGAAAAGAACATCATTCTGATCATTGGGTTCCAGGCGCAACATACACTCGGACGTAAACTGGTCGAGAAACAGAAGTACGTCAAAATCTTCAACAAGGAATTTCCATTGCGGGCGAAGGTGGAAAAGATCAACGGTCTCTCGGGGCATGCTGACATCGTCGATATGAAATGGTGGTACGAACATCTGGCGGGCGATGAAGGCATCAACCACACCTTCCTCGTTCACGGCGAACCCGACTCCGCTCAGGCCCTGGCCGAATCAATTCGCGACATCTGCAACGAATCCCCCATCATCCCCGAACGAGGCCAGAGCTTCGAAGTGTGA